The following proteins are co-located in the Acidicapsa acidisoli genome:
- a CDS encoding alpha,alpha-trehalase — translation MKLRLGTGLPGLSGCRLVGLAFVLVAIGGRVAWAQDAAAPDPAATVGYIHKAWDELSRSMTDCHSLKDVKVTSDPVLYVPAELTAPEAVKGLTESCGVKVVALPKRITQLGDLMPEELAADKMTPGLLYLPNKYVVPGGRFNEMYGWDSYFIVLGLIADHREELAKGMVDNFFFEIEHYGAVLNANRTYFLTRSQPPFLTSMIRAVYEDPASFRDKASRMAWLETGYARATKDYETWMRPEHQAGHTGLARYYDFGEGPVPEMADDSTYYPDVIRWLVAHPAENHVFLLKGSAEPGTEEAARLKKTSCDVTKSTVCAKAEAEGYRLTRDFYEGDRAMRESGFDPSFRFEAFSGATHHYAPICLNSLLFRYERDMEHFAHVLGKVDDAHVWGERAKKRDVAMQRYLWSPKEGTFTDYDFMRARSSTYAYVTSLYPLWAGVATREQAAQIESKLKLFERPGGLAMSNTASGMQWDEPFGWAPTNWLAVAGLEAYQFKEDAKRIAAEFTGTIDRGFAKDATIREKYNVETGTSDVKVLAGYKTNAVGFGWTNGVYLKLTELK, via the coding sequence ATGAAATTGCGATTGGGGACGGGTTTGCCTGGGTTGTCTGGTTGCCGGTTGGTGGGGCTTGCGTTTGTGCTCGTTGCTATTGGCGGTCGGGTTGCGTGGGCGCAGGATGCGGCTGCTCCGGACCCGGCGGCGACGGTGGGCTATATACACAAGGCTTGGGATGAGCTTTCGCGGTCGATGACGGATTGCCACTCGCTGAAGGATGTGAAGGTGACGAGCGATCCGGTGTTGTATGTTCCGGCTGAGTTAACGGCGCCCGAAGCTGTGAAGGGGTTGACCGAGAGCTGCGGCGTGAAGGTCGTCGCGCTGCCGAAGCGGATTACGCAGTTAGGCGACTTGATGCCGGAGGAGCTGGCGGCGGATAAGATGACTCCGGGATTGCTGTATCTTCCGAATAAGTATGTTGTGCCGGGCGGGCGATTCAATGAGATGTACGGGTGGGATAGTTATTTTATTGTTCTTGGATTGATTGCCGACCATCGCGAGGAGTTGGCGAAGGGGATGGTCGATAACTTCTTCTTTGAAATTGAACATTATGGCGCGGTGCTGAACGCGAACCGAACTTACTTTCTGACAAGGTCGCAGCCGCCGTTTCTCACTTCGATGATTCGAGCTGTGTATGAAGATCCGGCGAGTTTTCGAGATAAGGCGTCCCGGATGGCATGGCTGGAAACTGGATATGCGCGGGCGACAAAAGACTACGAAACCTGGATGAGGCCCGAGCACCAGGCGGGGCATACTGGATTGGCGCGATATTACGACTTTGGCGAGGGTCCGGTGCCAGAGATGGCGGATGACTCGACTTACTATCCGGATGTGATTCGCTGGTTGGTTGCTCATCCGGCGGAGAATCATGTTTTTTTGCTGAAGGGCTCGGCGGAGCCGGGTACGGAAGAGGCGGCGCGGTTGAAGAAGACGAGTTGCGATGTTACGAAATCGACGGTATGTGCGAAGGCTGAGGCGGAGGGTTATCGGCTTACTCGGGATTTCTATGAAGGCGACCGGGCAATGCGGGAGTCGGGGTTTGATCCGAGCTTTCGGTTTGAGGCGTTTTCTGGCGCCACGCATCATTATGCTCCGATATGTCTGAACAGCCTGCTGTTTCGGTATGAGAGAGATATGGAGCACTTTGCGCATGTGCTGGGCAAGGTGGACGATGCGCATGTTTGGGGAGAGCGAGCTAAGAAGCGGGATGTAGCTATGCAGCGGTATCTGTGGTCGCCGAAAGAGGGAACGTTTACGGATTATGACTTTATGAGGGCTCGTAGTTCAACTTATGCGTATGTTACTTCGTTGTATCCGCTGTGGGCGGGCGTGGCTACGCGGGAGCAGGCTGCACAGATTGAGAGTAAGTTGAAGTTATTTGAGCGGCCGGGCGGTTTGGCGATGAGCAACACGGCGAGCGGGATGCAATGGGATGAGCCGTTTGGGTGGGCTCCGACGAACTGGCTCGCAGTGGCTGGATTGGAGGCTTATCAATTCAAGGAGGATGCGAAGCGGATTGCGGCGGAGTTTACGGGGACCATTGATCGGGGGTTTGCGAAGGATGCAACGATCCGTGAGAAGTACAACGTCGAGACTGGAACTTCGGATGTGAAGGTGCTGGCTGGTTACAAGACGAATGCGGTCGGGTTTGGATGGACAAATGGGGTGTATCTGAAGCTGACGGAATTAAAGTAG
- a CDS encoding beta strand repeat-containing protein: MRGAGWSFAVLPGVLGFLALGPLCVGIGAAGFQQTAKQSSEIVVRASERGSSAPASTEPPRVRAAREFLARRGLRLGQAPGHLASLPGLRSETWGTHTQTRTQELGQAMPEASGGPVWSALGPVGVNSLSYGLVTGRVSAIAVEPSDASGNHVFVGTTGGGLWQSQNAAASTPGSVQFLPLTDNLAVLSSAQEAGISIGAVTVQPGGTGVVLVGLGDPNDALDSYYGAGLLRSGDGGQTWTLIQQTMDLEDKLSGQDYSFLGEGFAGFAWSTTNSQLVVAAVSQAYEGAVVNAVQSAASYEGLYWSNDSGSSWHLARITDQDGEDVQGPLDGFVLPDGNAATSVVWNPVRQVFVAAVRYHGYYQSTDGMNWMQMPSYPNGQPGAGFTAANCPTEAGSVGVAGCPIFRGSLAVNPVTGDTFAWSVDAFNQDQGIWQDQCNLEGIGAGVNCATPSITFGTRLATTALESSDENGPATIENGDYNLTLAAVPTGTGAGGDTLVFAGDNDLWKCSLAAGCAWRNTTNSTTCMSAQVGEYQHGFAWDSGNPLLLYVGTDSGLWRSSDDVGETGSVCASTDASHWQNLNGSLGLLAEVGSLGESASSATTVLIGLGANGVAGIADAPATAGDWNEVLGGEGGPVAVDPTSNVNSWYANNGAGVSIFHCSSAAAGAGCSAAAFGTTPVIGESQVGNDGLTMPFPAEFRLDPMTPADVLIGTCRVWRGPASGSGWSASNAISPILDGSGGSVCNGNALIRSIAAGIVTVPAASAGEVIYVGMAGVLDGGGVAAGHLFSAKVSSTGTVGSWTDLSYSPVVNNEAAFNAFGEDVSGIYVDPHDATGQTVYVAVSGIASPSEPQQHLYGSTDGGAHWTSLRSNLPNAPANSVVVDSQDANTVYVATDVGVFVTRAIGSCGGATVGSGVSCWAPYGSGLPLAPVTTLAVTPTSAASQVLTAGTYGRGVWEIPSATAGAAVTTATVTPVSLTFAGQTVDTSSALQTVTLKTTGTTALTVSSVELTGSDAEDFTETDDCAGAVLADGTSCQLKVGFSPTATGSRLGSLTINANVAGGQLLVPLTGTGLAPGSLTLLPTSLSFGTQEVGTTSAVQTFNIQNVGGSPVSISSITVSAPFAKVTNTCGSTLAASTACAVTVDFAPKVAGAATGSITVTDSVGTQSAQLTGTGLLAPTDTLSTTSLSFASTVLGQTSPPLTVTISNNGGVPLTSIGTSVSSSAGSGDFKAVSDCGSQLAAGSSCGVTVTFSPSVASAETGTLVISDALRSQSVKLSGTGVKPPLISLSVTTLAFGNEQINVSSAAKTVTITNKGGSPLGQPSFSISGTGALNFSVGTTTCGASVAAGGACTVGVIFSPIAAGPTTATLTVATTSQGVASANVTLTGTGMLPPMLGISPAVLNLGTVVVASSSSAFTVQVTNTGQEPMTQPAFAVSGISGPSGAQVGDFALSAPTDITACTGTVNPGASCNIQVTFAPSVVGVESATLTVTASNAIPPTGTVSLTGTGSPPIVLESSVATVSFPPTAVGTITAPQTFSISNVGKQTANSLTLVSTGPYILSSTLTTCGSKLAGASSCTVGVSYAPTASGSQPGLLTATVSNLGVAPLTVGLDGSGVPVGGIMVSPTQMTFGSVVVDTASGVQSLIVTNSGQAALTGVTITANGDYSVLANTCPATLAAGASCSTDVQFTPPATGILGGTLTINTDSTGVTPAVVPLTGNGIPAGSMTVNPAVVNFGTVTVGLTSPAQTVTVSNAGATTLTGLAFQVAGDYSLAANGCGGSLASGANCTLTVQFSPTVPGTRIGSVTIQSTTSGFVPVLAGLTGTGLPTAQLVVDPTTLAFGSVEVGSNSTPLQLTVSNPGTGTLQGLSISTASPFSVGSGNCGTSLPAGGTCTAPVTFSPVVSGNQNGTVVLSSTSLGVPTVRVSASGTGLAPASLSFNPTSLTFSGTGIGTASAAQIVTVTNPGGEPLSGLTFAISGVAAGDFAMSSSNCTSVLTGGGNCSVSITFTPTVAGGRQASLTASSSTLGAGNAAITAFASLNGTGLTPAVLSITPGALTFPATLVGQVSGTQTATIENSGQAGITDLVLAVSAGFGLDPTKTTCTQVLNGGASCTAGVVFTPAAAGAATGALTASAVAPGTAGTSGSIGGSISASTALNGAGALPPGIGTTPATTVQFGTTGVGQAAQPVQLTVSNQGTSSSLTGVTLAIDATGETNGFGLSNNTCGATIAVAASCTVNITFVPTANGTLTGTLLLTSTNGGSPVSLQLVGVAFDFRFTVIGNNSASVAQGQTAYYTFAVTALGGAAPGSGGTFSFQCANLPANALCLFNPAQLSLPSAGVAGNIDLGISTGSATAERNKPEWRGKALLLCGALAVPLGWRRRKIHQQALALGLIFLGMVGCMCSCTGAGGSGSSSVQLHTGGSTPPSSYTVTVTASANGVVHSLPVTLVVN; encoded by the coding sequence GTGCGCGGAGCGGGTTGGAGTTTTGCGGTTCTGCCGGGAGTGTTGGGCTTTCTGGCGCTTGGGCCTTTGTGCGTTGGGATTGGCGCGGCTGGCTTTCAGCAGACAGCGAAGCAGTCTTCCGAGATTGTGGTCAGGGCTAGTGAGCGGGGAAGCTCAGCGCCGGCGAGTACGGAACCGCCGCGTGTGCGGGCTGCTCGGGAGTTTCTGGCGCGGCGGGGGTTGAGACTGGGGCAGGCTCCAGGGCATCTGGCATCCCTCCCAGGTCTCAGAAGCGAGACCTGGGGCACCCACACCCAAACTCGAACTCAAGAGCTTGGTCAGGCGATGCCGGAGGCTTCCGGAGGACCGGTTTGGAGTGCTTTGGGGCCGGTGGGGGTGAATTCGCTTTCCTATGGGCTGGTTACGGGTAGGGTTTCTGCGATCGCAGTGGAGCCTTCGGATGCTTCGGGGAACCATGTTTTTGTGGGCACTACGGGCGGGGGGCTTTGGCAGAGTCAGAATGCCGCAGCTTCGACGCCGGGAAGTGTGCAGTTCCTGCCGCTTACGGACAATCTTGCTGTGCTGAGCAGCGCACAGGAGGCTGGGATCAGTATCGGCGCGGTGACGGTGCAGCCGGGAGGAACCGGCGTGGTGCTGGTGGGGTTGGGTGACCCGAATGATGCGCTGGACTCGTATTACGGAGCTGGATTGCTGCGGTCTGGCGACGGCGGTCAGACATGGACGCTGATCCAGCAGACGATGGATCTGGAAGACAAACTGAGCGGACAGGACTATTCGTTTCTCGGGGAGGGATTTGCTGGGTTTGCGTGGAGCACGACGAATTCGCAGCTGGTGGTGGCGGCGGTTAGCCAGGCATATGAAGGGGCTGTTGTAAACGCGGTGCAGAGCGCTGCCAGCTATGAGGGGCTGTACTGGTCGAATGACAGCGGGTCGAGCTGGCATCTGGCTCGGATTACCGATCAGGATGGGGAGGACGTGCAGGGACCGCTCGATGGATTTGTGCTTCCGGATGGGAACGCGGCGACTTCGGTGGTGTGGAACCCGGTGCGCCAGGTGTTTGTGGCTGCGGTGCGGTATCACGGGTACTACCAGTCGACGGATGGGATGAACTGGATGCAGATGCCGTCCTATCCAAATGGACAGCCGGGGGCTGGTTTTACGGCGGCAAATTGCCCGACGGAAGCTGGGTCGGTGGGGGTGGCGGGGTGTCCGATTTTTCGCGGCAGCCTGGCGGTGAATCCGGTGACTGGCGACACATTTGCGTGGTCGGTGGACGCCTTCAATCAGGACCAGGGGATCTGGCAGGACCAATGCAATCTGGAAGGGATTGGCGCCGGGGTGAATTGTGCGACTCCTTCGATCACGTTTGGAACGCGGCTGGCAACGACAGCGCTTGAGAGTTCGGATGAGAATGGGCCGGCGACGATTGAGAATGGCGACTACAACCTGACATTGGCGGCTGTGCCGACGGGTACCGGCGCGGGCGGTGACACGCTGGTTTTTGCCGGGGACAACGATCTGTGGAAGTGCAGTCTGGCGGCGGGATGCGCGTGGCGGAATACGACGAATTCGACGACCTGCATGAGTGCGCAGGTGGGCGAGTACCAGCATGGATTCGCGTGGGATTCGGGGAATCCGCTGCTGCTATACGTGGGCACGGACAGCGGGTTGTGGAGGTCTTCGGATGACGTGGGCGAGACGGGCTCGGTTTGCGCTTCGACGGACGCCTCGCACTGGCAGAACCTGAATGGAAGTTTGGGGTTGCTGGCGGAGGTTGGCTCGCTGGGGGAATCGGCAAGTTCAGCGACGACGGTGTTGATTGGGTTAGGGGCAAATGGCGTGGCCGGGATTGCGGATGCTCCGGCGACAGCGGGGGATTGGAATGAGGTGCTCGGCGGGGAGGGTGGACCGGTGGCCGTGGACCCGACGAGCAATGTGAACAGTTGGTATGCGAATAACGGGGCGGGTGTTTCGATCTTTCACTGCAGTTCGGCGGCGGCTGGGGCGGGGTGTTCGGCTGCGGCATTTGGAACGACTCCGGTGATCGGAGAGTCTCAGGTAGGGAACGATGGTCTGACGATGCCGTTTCCGGCGGAGTTTCGGTTGGATCCGATGACTCCGGCTGACGTACTGATTGGAACCTGCCGGGTCTGGCGAGGGCCGGCTTCGGGGAGCGGATGGTCGGCGAGCAATGCGATATCGCCGATTCTGGACGGAAGCGGAGGATCGGTTTGCAATGGGAATGCGCTGATCCGGTCGATTGCGGCTGGAATCGTCACGGTTCCGGCTGCCAGCGCGGGTGAGGTCATTTATGTGGGGATGGCCGGGGTGCTGGATGGCGGCGGAGTGGCGGCGGGACATTTGTTTTCGGCTAAGGTTTCGTCCACGGGAACGGTAGGTAGCTGGACGGATCTGAGTTATTCGCCGGTGGTGAACAACGAGGCTGCGTTCAACGCCTTCGGCGAGGACGTGAGCGGAATCTATGTCGATCCGCATGACGCGACGGGCCAGACGGTGTATGTCGCGGTCTCCGGGATCGCGAGCCCGTCGGAGCCACAGCAGCACTTGTATGGATCGACGGATGGCGGGGCGCACTGGACTTCGCTGCGTTCGAATCTGCCGAATGCACCGGCGAATTCGGTAGTGGTGGACTCGCAGGATGCCAACACCGTGTATGTGGCGACGGATGTGGGTGTTTTTGTGACGCGGGCGATTGGGAGTTGCGGAGGCGCGACGGTAGGGAGTGGCGTGTCGTGCTGGGCGCCTTATGGCTCGGGCTTGCCGCTTGCGCCCGTGACGACGCTGGCAGTGACGCCGACGAGCGCCGCAAGCCAGGTGCTGACGGCTGGGACTTACGGGCGAGGGGTGTGGGAGATTCCATCGGCGACGGCGGGAGCGGCGGTAACTACGGCTACAGTGACACCCGTTTCGTTGACCTTCGCGGGGCAGACGGTAGATACGAGCTCGGCTTTGCAGACGGTGACTCTGAAGACGACTGGCACGACGGCTTTAACGGTGTCGAGTGTGGAATTGACGGGAAGTGACGCGGAGGACTTCACCGAGACAGATGATTGCGCGGGAGCGGTGCTGGCAGACGGAACATCCTGCCAACTCAAGGTGGGTTTTTCGCCGACAGCGACGGGGAGCCGGTTGGGGAGTTTGACGATCAACGCAAATGTGGCCGGCGGGCAGTTGCTGGTGCCACTGACGGGCACCGGTCTGGCTCCGGGCTCCTTGACGCTGTTGCCGACGAGTCTGAGCTTTGGCACCCAGGAGGTTGGAACGACTTCGGCGGTGCAGACCTTCAATATTCAGAATGTGGGCGGTAGTCCGGTTTCTATCTCGTCGATTACGGTGAGCGCGCCGTTTGCGAAGGTGACCAATACCTGTGGGAGCACGCTGGCTGCGTCGACGGCGTGTGCTGTGACTGTCGATTTTGCACCGAAGGTGGCGGGAGCAGCGACGGGAAGCATTACGGTGACGGACAGTGTGGGAACGCAGAGCGCGCAATTGACTGGAACCGGCCTGCTGGCGCCGACGGATACGTTATCAACCACCAGTTTGAGCTTTGCTTCAACGGTATTGGGACAGACGTCGCCGCCGCTTACGGTGACGATTTCCAACAACGGCGGGGTGCCGCTTACGAGTATCGGGACATCGGTTTCTAGTTCGGCTGGGAGCGGGGACTTCAAGGCCGTAAGTGACTGCGGGAGCCAGTTGGCTGCAGGCTCTTCCTGTGGGGTGACGGTTACTTTTTCGCCGAGCGTGGCGTCGGCTGAGACTGGCACGCTGGTGATTTCGGACGCGCTTCGATCGCAGTCGGTGAAGTTGAGCGGGACTGGAGTGAAGCCGCCGCTGATCAGTCTGTCGGTAACGACGTTGGCGTTTGGCAACGAGCAGATCAACGTTTCCAGCGCTGCCAAGACCGTGACGATTACAAACAAGGGCGGATCCCCGCTTGGACAGCCAAGTTTTTCGATCTCCGGGACCGGAGCGCTGAATTTCTCGGTGGGAACAACGACCTGCGGAGCGAGTGTGGCCGCGGGGGGGGCGTGCACGGTAGGGGTGATCTTTTCGCCGATCGCGGCTGGCCCGACGACGGCGACCCTGACGGTGGCGACGACGAGCCAGGGAGTGGCTTCGGCGAATGTGACGTTAACGGGAACGGGGATGCTGCCGCCAATGCTGGGGATTTCTCCGGCGGTCTTGAATCTGGGAACAGTTGTTGTGGCGAGTTCAAGCAGCGCATTCACCGTGCAGGTGACGAACACAGGGCAGGAGCCGATGACCCAACCGGCGTTTGCGGTGAGCGGGATCTCCGGGCCGAGTGGGGCACAGGTGGGAGATTTTGCGCTGAGCGCGCCTACGGATATCACGGCATGCACGGGGACGGTGAATCCGGGAGCCTCGTGCAATATTCAAGTGACGTTTGCGCCGTCGGTGGTTGGTGTGGAGAGTGCGACGCTTACTGTTACAGCAAGCAACGCGATTCCTCCGACGGGAACAGTGAGCCTGACGGGAACGGGCTCGCCGCCTATCGTCCTTGAATCCAGCGTTGCGACGGTTAGTTTTCCTCCAACGGCTGTGGGGACAATAACTGCTCCTCAGACGTTTTCGATCAGCAACGTGGGCAAGCAGACGGCGAATAGCCTGACCCTGGTTTCGACGGGTCCATATATTTTGTCTTCTACTTTGACGACCTGCGGGTCCAAGCTCGCGGGCGCATCCTCTTGCACGGTTGGGGTGAGTTACGCGCCGACAGCAAGCGGGAGCCAGCCGGGCTTGTTGACGGCGACGGTGAGCAACCTGGGGGTTGCGCCGTTGACGGTTGGACTGGACGGGAGCGGAGTGCCGGTGGGGGGAATCATGGTGAGCCCCACGCAGATGACCTTTGGGAGCGTGGTGGTAGACACGGCCTCCGGGGTGCAGAGCCTGATTGTGACGAATTCGGGGCAAGCTGCACTCACTGGAGTGACCATCACGGCAAATGGCGATTACAGCGTCCTGGCCAACACCTGTCCGGCGACCTTGGCGGCCGGGGCGAGTTGCTCGACGGATGTTCAGTTCACGCCTCCGGCGACCGGAATACTCGGAGGGACGCTGACGATCAACACGGATTCGACGGGAGTGACGCCTGCGGTGGTGCCGCTGACTGGCAATGGGATTCCGGCGGGATCGATGACGGTCAATCCGGCTGTGGTGAACTTTGGCACGGTCACGGTGGGACTGACGAGCCCGGCACAGACGGTAACAGTGAGCAATGCGGGGGCGACGACGCTGACGGGACTAGCGTTTCAGGTTGCTGGAGATTACAGTCTGGCGGCCAATGGCTGCGGCGGCTCCTTGGCCAGCGGAGCCAATTGCACCTTGACGGTTCAGTTTTCGCCCACTGTGCCCGGAACGCGCATTGGGTCTGTGACGATCCAATCGACTACTTCAGGATTTGTGCCCGTACTGGCTGGATTGACGGGGACTGGTCTGCCTACGGCACAACTGGTGGTTGACCCGACAACGCTGGCCTTCGGCTCAGTGGAGGTCGGGAGCAATAGCACACCGTTACAACTTACCGTATCGAATCCGGGAACCGGCACGCTGCAAGGACTGTCGATATCGACGGCGTCGCCTTTCAGCGTCGGATCGGGAAACTGCGGAACCAGTCTGCCGGCCGGTGGGACATGCACGGCGCCGGTGACGTTTTCGCCAGTGGTCAGCGGCAACCAGAACGGGACAGTGGTCCTCTCGAGCACCAGTCTTGGCGTGCCGACCGTGCGGGTATCGGCTTCCGGGACGGGGCTGGCGCCGGCGTCGCTGAGCTTCAACCCGACTTCTCTGACCTTCTCAGGTACGGGAATCGGGACTGCGAGCGCTGCGCAGATCGTGACGGTGACGAATCCCGGAGGAGAGCCGTTGTCGGGGTTGACCTTTGCGATTTCCGGCGTGGCTGCTGGGGATTTTGCGATGAGTTCCTCGAATTGCACGTCTGTTCTGACTGGGGGAGGAAACTGTTCGGTGTCGATCACCTTCACTCCGACGGTGGCGGGAGGACGACAGGCATCTCTCACGGCCTCGAGCTCGACGCTGGGAGCGGGGAATGCGGCTATTACGGCTTTCGCGAGCTTGAACGGGACCGGATTGACACCAGCCGTGCTGAGCATTACACCCGGCGCGCTTACATTTCCAGCGACGCTGGTTGGCCAGGTAAGCGGCACGCAGACAGCGACGATTGAGAATTCAGGTCAGGCTGGAATTACCGACCTGGTGCTGGCGGTGTCAGCGGGATTTGGCCTCGATCCAACAAAGACAACTTGTACGCAGGTGTTGAACGGCGGCGCGAGCTGCACGGCAGGGGTAGTGTTTACTCCCGCTGCCGCGGGGGCTGCGACGGGCGCGCTGACGGCGAGCGCGGTGGCTCCCGGGACGGCTGGTACATCGGGTTCGATTGGGGGTTCGATTAGCGCGTCGACGGCGCTCAATGGTGCGGGCGCTTTGCCGCCGGGAATTGGAACTACGCCTGCGACAACTGTGCAGTTTGGCACGACTGGTGTTGGGCAAGCGGCGCAGCCTGTGCAGCTAACTGTTAGTAATCAGGGCACGTCTTCTTCGCTGACCGGAGTCACGTTAGCGATCGATGCGACTGGCGAGACGAATGGCTTTGGGTTGAGCAATAACACATGCGGCGCAACGATCGCGGTGGCTGCGAGTTGCACGGTGAATATAACTTTCGTACCGACGGCTAACGGGACGCTGACGGGAACGCTGCTGCTGACGAGCACGAATGGCGGGAGTCCAGTGAGTCTTCAACTGGTGGGAGTTGCTTTCGACTTTCGGTTCACCGTCATCGGAAATAACTCAGCATCGGTGGCACAGGGTCAAACAGCCTATTACACATTTGCTGTAACAGCTCTGGGTGGAGCGGCACCCGGATCGGGGGGTACGTTCAGCTTTCAGTGTGCTAACCTGCCTGCGAATGCGCTTTGTCTTTTCAATCCCGCGCAGTTGAGTCTTCCGTCCGCGGGTGTAGCGGGAAATATAGATCTTGGCATTAGTACGGGATCGGCTACGGCTGAACGCAACAAACCAGAATGGCGAGGGAAGGCTCTGCTGCTTTGCGGCGCTCTCGCAGTGCCGCTGGGTTGGCGGAGACGGAAGATACACCAGCAAGCTTTGGCGCTTGGATTGATCTTCCTCGGCATGGTGGGCTGCATGTGCAGCTGCACGGGAGCGGGCGGCTCTGGGAGCTCGAGTGTGCAATTACACACGGGCGGCAGTACTCCGCCGTCAAGTTATACGGTGACAGTGACGGCGAGTGCAAATGGGGTGGTTCATAGCTTACCGGTGACTCTGGTTGTGAACTAG
- a CDS encoding energy transducer TonB, whose amino-acid sequence MFEDATFHSRSIQTTQTSKWMVVTLTLNVSLVAVLIAYPLLYPESLPSLLLRRTLYAPPPALAAQAQPQFQSRSAQSAPMQTMTIRDPFAAPSAIPTITRTDADSAPPPTVSIDLNRASNGVPDADGPVTSVFHPNPPPAVRPAPPRIVPVSGGVIEGYILSRSAPLYPAIARTVGVSGTVALAATISKSGTIENLRILSGHPMLCQAAIDAVQQWRYRPYLLNGQPVEVETTINIVLSLGSR is encoded by the coding sequence ATGTTCGAAGACGCAACCTTCCACTCCCGCAGCATCCAAACCACCCAGACATCAAAATGGATGGTCGTTACCCTCACCCTCAACGTCTCCCTGGTTGCAGTCCTCATCGCCTACCCGCTCCTCTATCCAGAAAGTCTCCCCAGTCTCCTACTCCGCCGCACGCTCTACGCCCCACCCCCAGCTTTGGCTGCCCAGGCCCAACCCCAATTCCAATCTAGATCCGCGCAATCCGCTCCCATGCAGACAATGACCATACGCGACCCATTCGCCGCGCCTTCCGCAATTCCAACAATCACGAGAACAGACGCCGATTCCGCCCCGCCCCCAACCGTGTCCATTGACCTGAATCGAGCATCCAACGGCGTACCAGACGCAGACGGTCCCGTCACCAGTGTTTTCCACCCCAACCCTCCACCAGCCGTTCGCCCTGCTCCTCCCCGAATTGTCCCGGTCTCCGGCGGCGTCATCGAAGGCTACATCCTTAGTCGGAGCGCTCCGCTCTACCCAGCGATCGCCCGCACCGTCGGAGTCTCGGGCACTGTCGCTTTGGCTGCCACCATCTCCAAATCCGGCACGATCGAAAACCTTCGCATCCTCAGCGGTCATCCCATGCTCTGCCAGGCCGCCATCGACGCAGTCCAGCAATGGCGCTACCGCCCCTACCTCCTGAACGGTCAACCCGTGGAAGTAGAGACCACCATCAATATTGTCCTCTCATTGGGAAGCCGTTAG